Proteins encoded within one genomic window of Hahella chejuensis KCTC 2396:
- a CDS encoding YfbM family protein — protein sequence MGMVLYFKEISRDEYVGLSEGNINVEDFLFPEDIEDPFVGQFCLGKIWHVLHYIISGDPGGHAEYSSMAIMGGRPVGPNLGYGQARIIDVCEVKEISEVLEMIDFSMKLQSLKREESDIKQIYHGEILKDDGIGEIIKYFDKLKAFYSKASGNDSALLIYLA from the coding sequence ATGGGAATGGTGTTGTATTTTAAAGAGATTTCAAGAGATGAATATGTTGGGTTGAGTGAAGGAAATATAAATGTTGAGGACTTTTTATTCCCAGAAGATATCGAAGACCCATTCGTTGGACAGTTTTGCTTAGGTAAAATATGGCATGTCCTCCATTATATTATAAGTGGTGATCCAGGTGGCCATGCCGAGTATTCATCAATGGCAATTATGGGAGGGAGGCCTGTTGGCCCTAACTTGGGCTATGGTCAGGCACGCATAATTGATGTGTGCGAAGTCAAAGAAATTAGTGAAGTGCTTGAAATGATCGATTTTAGTATGAAATTACAGAGCCTCAAGCGGGAGGAGAGCGATATTAAACAGATCTATCATGGTGAAATTCTGAAAGATGATGGAATAGGTGAGATAATTAAATACTTTGATAAACTTAAAGCTTTTTACTCAAAAGCTTCTGGGAATGATAGTGCGCTACTTATATATTTAGCATGA
- a CDS encoding RHS repeat domain-containing protein: protein MIDPQGGETLYAYDAVGNRESVTQANGQTTTYVYDALNRLTRQTTTDAADNVIADYHYTLHSTGIREQIEELHNGRVSTYTYDALYRLTHDAISDPVNGDYSAEYRFDKVGNRIYSIIDGVHTAYSYDDNDRLTQQGGVTYAYDANGNTLTETEDGLVTARYTYSAKNKLLAVTKAGETTSFDYNPDGIRTRKAESGATTDFIVDQNRDYAQVLQEVVNGAKQVSYVYGDDLLSQARAGDVGYYVYDGQGSVRSLTNQTGAQTDSYHYDAFGILLHSEGGTPNSYLYTGEQYDASLDQYYLRARYYDQNQGRFTQMDKYQGRKGAPLTLHKYLYSHGDSVNGTDPSGYMTLMDVSASHNLLGSMIGRSISVINAIDKLQGAIGVAQSVAQAFSLLADPFRMNQLSSYLDTSNKQFEGVLDSDAAEHTAAVLKRNAGKLARSVATHKYKTLGRYLKDKKSSVVFYLPTPSVNPGPSQMLPAPLKLRFPGFGSKPVKLAVGGHATRYFGVGFTSGSSAKASLANQRQLFRVDWKIVGKHSPGDGKNADYWVDDGLEFHVPREP from the coding sequence GTGATCGATCCTCAGGGCGGCGAAACCCTGTACGCTTACGATGCGGTGGGTAACCGTGAGAGCGTGACGCAAGCCAACGGCCAAACCACAACCTATGTCTATGACGCCTTGAACCGACTGACGCGTCAAACCACGACGGATGCGGCGGACAATGTCATCGCCGACTACCATTACACCCTGCACAGCACAGGGATACGGGAACAAATTGAAGAGCTGCACAACGGCCGGGTGTCGACCTATACCTACGACGCCCTGTATCGTCTGACGCATGACGCCATCAGCGATCCGGTCAATGGCGACTACAGCGCGGAATACCGCTTCGATAAAGTCGGCAACCGCATCTACAGCATCATCGACGGCGTGCACACCGCCTACAGCTACGATGACAATGATCGCCTGACGCAACAGGGCGGCGTCACCTACGCCTATGACGCCAACGGCAATACGCTGACGGAAACCGAAGACGGTCTGGTCACGGCGCGTTACACCTACAGCGCGAAGAACAAACTCCTCGCGGTAACCAAAGCGGGCGAGACCACCAGCTTCGATTATAACCCAGACGGCATTCGCACCCGGAAAGCGGAAAGCGGCGCCACCACCGACTTTATCGTCGACCAGAACCGCGATTACGCCCAGGTGCTGCAAGAAGTCGTCAATGGCGCCAAGCAAGTCAGCTATGTGTACGGCGACGACCTGCTAAGCCAGGCAAGAGCCGGCGACGTCGGCTACTATGTCTACGACGGCCAAGGCTCCGTCCGCTCTTTAACAAACCAGACCGGCGCTCAAACCGACAGCTACCACTACGACGCCTTCGGTATCCTGCTGCACAGCGAAGGAGGCACCCCGAACAGCTACCTGTACACCGGAGAGCAATACGATGCATCCCTGGATCAGTATTACCTAAGGGCGAGGTATTACGACCAGAACCAGGGGCGGTTTACGCAGATGGATAAATACCAAGGTAGGAAAGGAGCCCCCCTAACGTTACACAAGTATTTATACTCGCATGGTGACTCAGTTAATGGTACTGATCCATCTGGGTATATGACATTAATGGATGTATCTGCCTCGCATAATCTCTTAGGTTCTATGATCGGACGTAGCATCTCAGTAATCAATGCCATCGATAAGCTTCAAGGAGCGATTGGGGTTGCGCAAAGTGTGGCGCAAGCCTTTAGTCTTCTTGCTGATCCCTTTAGGATGAATCAATTAAGCAGTTACCTAGATACATCTAATAAGCAGTTCGAAGGAGTATTAGATTCTGACGCAGCAGAGCATACAGCAGCAGTGTTGAAGAGAAACGCAGGAAAGCTAGCGAGATCAGTTGCTACTCATAAATACAAGACCTTAGGTCGATACCTTAAAGACAAAAAATCTTCTGTGGTATTTTATTTGCCTACGCCGAGCGTTAACCCAGGGCCCTCGCAGATGCTACCTGCGCCATTAAAGTTGCGCTTTCCTGGCTTTGGCAGTAAACCGGTTAAATTGGCAGTAGGTGGCCATGCAACTCGATATTTTGGTGTCGGATTTACTAGCGGTAGTTCTGCAAAAGCTTCTTTGGCAAATCAGCGACAACTATTTAGAGTGGATTGGAAGATTGTTGGAAAACATAGTCCTGGGGATGGTAAGAATGCTGACTACTGGGTCGATGATGGTTTGGAATTTCATGTGCCGAGGGAACCATAG